The Primulina huaijiensis isolate GDHJ02 chromosome 10, ASM1229523v2, whole genome shotgun sequence region TAAAATCATGTGCATCAGTTAAAGTCACAAGAAACTAGCTGCGTGTAAGCTCGCCGTGAAGGATGTCGAATAAAGAACTCGGCTCTCTTATATAAGAGTTGTTGGACTATCATATCATATCGAGGCTGGATTATATGTTCTACTTTAGTGTTGTGTTACTAAATACACATGCCTGCTGTTTGATTAACATGAATATGGCCTGTAGCAATCGTCTTCTTTTTTTACCTTTCAGGTAAGATAAAAGATGAGTTCATTAGATGTTGCCAGAGCAGAGCTTGCTCTTGCTATCATTTATCTGAACAAGGCTGAAGCCAGGGATAAGATATGCAGGGCCATACAATATGGTTCGAAATTCTTGAGTAATGGAGAGCCTGGAACGGCTCAAGATGTTGACAAATCAACTAGCTCAGCTCGAAAAGTTTTTCGTTTATTTAAGGTCAGCGGTTCAAGTATTTTCTACGAGGAAAGTGTAGTTTTCATTCCAGAGAGATATTTTGTTCTAACGTTACAGATGAGCGATGTTTTGGTCTTATATCTTAGTTGCATGCACAATCTTGACAGAGTTTCTATGTCCCTTTGTATTTTACAGTTTATCAATTGTCTCCATCCTCTCATCAGTCCAAGCGCTCCCGAGACTCCACTTCCTCTGATTTTGTTGGGAAAGGTATTGAATCCATGATAATGATTCCATTTGATCTTCTTATGGGCGCTATTACCATTTTAGTTGGTGCAAAATGCAGTCGACAAATGCGCTTTTGTCCACTTTCttgtttttggatcaaatttcaTGGTTGGGTAGGACAGGAATGTATAAGGTAAGCCTCAAAACTTCTCTAATTCAGCCCTTATTGGTAAAAATTTGTTGTTGGGGTGAGCAAGTGTTTTCTTGATGCAGAACAAAGAACGTCTAGAACTAATTGGAAGGATATCTCTCTTCTCTTGGTTAGGCGCTTCTGTCTGCACCATTTTGGTTGAGGTATATTGCCAACCTTCCACTTCAATTTTGTAGCCGGAGCATGAAGTTTTTGTTTGATTCCTGTTTAAGTTTAGTTGTAGAGaggaataaaacaaaaataacataagATTTGTATAGTAAAACCATCAGGCAGTAATATCCACTATCAACTGACAAATGACCAAAGGGATAAAACTCTTACTATGCATGCTTTCTCCATTTTGGATGCAACCAGCACTTTCTCATGGGTGAAAAAATGGCTTAAACGTAAATATGGTAAataaatttactataaataaatcaaaataaaatcatattatgaaTTAATGTAGGTATCATTAAATGTGATTAAATTTTATTGGCTTTGATTTCAATCGATCCTGAAAAGGCATACAAATCAACTAACATGTTTTGTGTGCTTACATTTATTGCTTCAGATTGGTGAGCTTGGTAGGCTTTCAGCATCAATTAAGAAGTTGGAGAAGGAACTGAAGAATACTGATAAATACAAGGTTTGTTGTATGGATTTGACATCACATAATTTGGTTATCTAAACCTTGAATTTGTCTTGTTAATACATTCTTTTGCCATCCTCTTTGATTGTTTCATTACAGAATGAAAACTATCAGAGTAAGATGAAAAAATCCAACGGCAGATCGATAGCTCTTGTAAAAGCGACCATGGACTTGGTGGTTGCAGTTGGCTTGCTTCAATTAGTACCCAAGAAAGTCACTCCTCGGGTAACTGGTGTCTTTGGATTTGCAAGCTCTCTCATCTCCTGCTACCAGGTATTTCTTTTTTCATGTTgcgttttttttatattcttcTATAGTTTGGAATGATAGACTAGTTGTTTAAGATGATGAATCGACGTATTTTGATTATGCAATGCTGTTTCCTTGTTCTGTGCAGTTGCTTCCTTCACCACAGAAGGCAAAAACAACCTGAAGAAGGAACTTTATTTTGTCATCATATCGCTCAGTCATGAATCCGTGCATGATGCTGGACCGTCGGTTGTGGTTCGTCACCTTGTTTAATGTCAACTGTTGTCGTAGCTCGTTTCAGTAAAAAAAACACCCTATTGATAATATATTTGCAGCTTCCTAAGGTGATCAGGTGAACCAAACAAAATGACTGCTACTTTCACTATATTGATGAGCAACATCTTGCAGATTTACAAGGCATTATGTTCTTGGGTATTTTCATGCTCCATATCTGTATGGAGACTTAAAGTTAAATATTTTGACTATTGCTGAATAGGAAATATTCAGTGCGAACGAAAGATCCAGAAGGAGAGAGATATACAATTCTAAATATACAAGGAGAAAATATATGGAAAGtcaatttcagatttatattttCTCTTCCGCTTAAAATCTAACTTAAAtggttttccaaaaaaaaaaatctaaattaaatGGTATAAATGATTGCCAGTTTCACTCCCATAACTTTTAAACATCTATAATGTATCAACGATGCTGTGGGATCCGCTccttttcatgaattttaactTTTAAGAAATATTAGAATGGGTTGACGGATACAAGGGATACAGATCCTCTGCAGTAGGAAGAAAACAGTCTTTATGTTTTGTGTAAGCAAAACGATATGATCATctcaattcaaaataaaaaatatgtaggGCTCAATCAAAATGATGGTTTTGAATCTAAACTTACCAACTTTCGACAAAAAATAATGTATGAAGCACAAATGTAAACATTTTCAATTGGGGTACACAATGTCACCTCCCATTGCAGAGGATTCAGATCCTGCTCACAAGGGCCGACTCgaccaaaataatataaatatacatcTTTTGAGTTTCTTGGGGTTTTGAGTTTCGTGGGGGGGATTGTTTTTTGTCCATTGTGTTGCTTCCAAAACATCCATCATATATAATTACGGTAATGCAGAATTGGGTGACGATAAACATATTTATCTTAAAGAATTAATATACCACAATTACTGAAACTTTTGGGTTGTGAAAGTCATTCTTCTCCATTTTGTGATCGGTATCGGACCACAAACAAGTTACTATATGTCGGAAAAAACTAGTAAATTGTTCTCAACGGAGTGCTCAAgttgatgaaataaataaacgTTTAGCCGGTGGTCATGAGTTCGACTTTTCATATCAACATCTTCTCATCTCTAAGGGCTTGCCAAGTGCAATATACCCTGCTAGCGACAAGACTGAATAATAGCGGTTGCGGGTTATCAagtcattaaaaaaaactagtaATCCAACTACAAAGATCTTaggaaaatatatgttttttatgttagagtagatgcccagcgagccaacttgtggctgggcttttattgactctaacataaaacaatctttattttaataatatcttacgattttattcaattatgacaTTATACTTTATATGTTTACTCATgcaagttgcatagataaagtccttgaatatatgataggtaccatgaggtctacctctcaacgtaagatcatgaaactcattaggaagtgtattgtatattttaaacaagtTCTTAGTCGAATTAGCCgtctaaaacaaggataaaggtcgctcgagctcgagactagtatatgtgatgtaaacgtcatgtttcattggcaaggacatagagatgtccattcacacggatgggtgatcatatgatgatgcactgaacaaccctccctcgaagTGTCCAAGTAGTTTTCACTTATCGGCCATCTAAGCTTCCATCACCGCCGCACCGCCGTCACTGCACCGTCTCCGGTTTTCGGAAATTCGGAGGTCATAATTTCAATGCAAAATCGCTTgcaatttctagtgcaatccatgCGATGAAACCagtttctgatcgtggacctgattagacgaTCAAAACCGGAGTTCTGTTCGTAGAGAATTACAAGAAAGACTATCTCCACTTTAAACCCGAAATAGTTTGGAGTCTAGCGTTTTATACACGAAGGTAAAATTCTATACGCCCTTTGAATGATTTTGAACACACGACGCTCAAGTACCGTTTCGGTTGTCGAAacgaaaaattttaaacttctgctGGACTTTGGATGCGAGAATTCGATGTCCCAACATTTTATTCGATAAGTATACACAAGCCATAACGATAACTGTATACAAAATtcgaaagtttttttttagtaTATAAAAATGGACTACTCACTCAGTGAAGGAATGAAAAAAAACACCAACACTTAAAATGCAGGGTTAGGATTAGTAATACAAGGGGGGATTTACGTTCAGACTTTTGGGAGATATGAAGATCCGATTTCTTGGTCGTCTATCCCCTGAATCTGTAGTTGATTTGTTTAAGGTATCCGAAGAATGATCCTATTCTTTGCCTAAAAAGAGCTTTTAAATCCGACATTCTTTGAGTAAAACTTCTTGCTCGGAGACCGTCTTTGAAATCTGTCATTCTTTGGATAAAATCTGCGTTTGTTCGCAGGTATAGGAAAAGTGATAAAATAAGGCAAGCAAGAGTAACACAACCTGTAATGGCAAAAAGTACCACAAAGCTTCTTAATGTAACACTGGTTGGAGAGTTCAAACTATCTGGTCCTGCTGCACATTGTGGATCGGCAGACAAACGCTGATCGATCTCCTGAATCGTTCCTTTTTCGGTCAGCTGGACTATTGCGCGAGATATATCAGCAACAATCGGCGAACCTTTAGGAAACGCCTGTCCGTGAACATATACAAGAGAGAATGTTGGTTAACACAagctccatttttttttatcatgatttTTAGATTGAAAGAGTAGATGCTCACGAATGCGAATCCATCAGTTCGATGAATAGGACCTATCATCGTGTACTTCCCACAGTACTCAGCCAAGAAGAGCCTGAGGTGAGGCATGACATCATAATAGGCCGATACACCTCCGTATTTGCTTCCCAAGGTTAAAGCTTCATCCACATATTCAATGGAACTGAATGTCTTGATTTTTGATTCATTGAATCCTAACCCTTTCAAGTAACCGACAAGAAACGAACCTTCCTGACAACCCACATATTGTCCGCTCTTGATAAGTTTATTCACATCTGTGACGGTTGGTTGAAGTCTCTGTAGAGTTAGTCTAGACGACAAGCTGGCAGTGTAAGTTGAGTTCAGTAAACTAGCTACCAATGCCCATGTTACTAAAACCAGACACAGTAAATTGGCTTGGATTCCTTCCCCTACATGTAAATAAAGTTACATTAGCATTAGAGTAGAGACTAAATAGTGTGTTACCCACCCGAGCTTATAGTTTAGTTCTGCTTCATAACGGAAGAAGTTGCAAGTATAGAAGACTTGAGCATTAATATAGAAGACTTATAGTTTAGTTCTGCTCCGGAATGGAAGAAGCTGCAAGTATAGAAGACTTGATCATTAATATCAGAAAAAAGAGGTGGGTTGGGGAGAATCACCTGGAAAGAATGGAAAATAAGCAATCAGGCCAGCATGTTGACCAGGGGGATCGGCAATCCTACGTGCCAGTATCCATACTGCTAGAGCAGTGGAGGTATAGAATAAAGCAGTCATAAGCCACAGTTCTTTGGTTAGAGGCTGCACAAAAGTCAATATACCATTTTCATCCTCATACTTAATTGGAACTACACTAGTAAGACCTCCTTCAGCATATGGCAATGTGAAGTCTGCATATATTGAACGGTTTGCTGTAATGGTGATATCTCCGAGAGCAGCGTCATATTTTTCCTATCATCGTCACCaaagatgaaaaataaattatgaatttataaaactgACATGTTTTAGTAAGAATTTCACCTGCAATGAAACTTGATATACAAGATCATTGTAATTCCCAACTCTTGAACTCTCACGATTAAAGAACGAATAGGGAACAAATTCATGTGGCACAGCATAAGGTAATGTTGTCATGACAGAGTCGAAAATCTCTTTATAATATCCAGTGACTGTGACGACATTAGTTACAGGGTCCACTTCCACTTTCAAGAAATCGTTAAAACCAGGCTTCATCGGCACTCCAATTCTTAGTTTTTTGCCGCTTACTGGGACCTCCCATCCTTTCGGTGCTGCAGTCGAGTCTCCTGGCCAAATGATAGTCCTAAAATTTTCCTTTGAGGTCGAGTAAGAACATGTGACATTTGGATTCAGTTCCCTGGAAAATCCAATAGACGGTGTCCAAATTCCTACCTCTTTCTGGGCTTTCCCGACGATATTGACTATCTGATATTGTGTCTGCTTCAATTGTCCATTGACAAGATGAAACTCTCCAGAAAGTCCTGTAAAATATGTATTTGATATTGCTTCAAGAAGTAGAGGACCTGTTTCCGAAACTCGAAAAGTGAACATGCCATGGGGATCATCTACATGGGCTAAATTCTTCACACCATTTATCCCAGTTTTAACCAATGTTTCTGCTGCCATAGCAAGAGCCCACATAGTATCGTATGCCCAAAGACCAAAAATACTAACTTCGGCCAGTTTGACGTCTTGGTTGTCCCGTATAAAAGTCCTGATCCATTTCGAAGCAAAAGATTTTAGTTCTTGGGAATTGGGGATTAGAGGCTTCACCCCTAAAACACCTTGCATTGCTTCAATAACATCCAAATCACTGAAATCGAATAGATCAGTCACTCCAGTGGTGACAATCCAGGCATATCCACTAGTCATCATTCCCAGTTCTTTGGACTTCAAAAAGATCCTTCCAGCAAGTGACTGCGTGGTGTGCACTACAAACACTCTAGTCTGCATCGTCATCATCTTGTACAGTTCTTTGTAGATAGCATCATCAGTAACTGTTCTAGACAAAACGCTTCTATATGATATATGAGTATTGACATCTTGCAATGCGTTAGCCAAATATGGCATGATTCCATTACCAAACTCCGTGTCTTCATAAATGACAACAACTTGGCTAAATTGGAAGGCTTTGCATATGGAAGCAATGGCCTCGACTTGATTGGCATCACTTTGTGCTGTCTGAATAAAGTAAGGCGTCCGAGGAATGAGAGAGGGACTTGTGGCTGAGAATGAAATAATCGGAACATGAGCCCTATCCCCTAGGTCCATCACAAAGTTGGCCTGCGCCGATTGCTGAGGACCTATGATAGCGTCCACTTCAAACTTTCGCAACAAATCAACAGCTGATAGGATCAGGAGAACACATATATGCGAACATCTTAGAAACAATACTTACATTGGCTGAGATTCGAAGCTGTAAATTGCCAAGAAATAACAAAAGTAGAAGCCTACCTGCTGCAGCAGCATCAATGACAGTATCGTTTGAATCTCGAACATTCAGAACCAGCTTAGTTTTGTGGTCTCCATGCACTGAATAAAAATCCTCAAGTGCATGTGACAAACTACACATTCCAATGCGCCCCACCAGAGAATTTGTCGAATTTATATCAAGAATAACACcaacttgaatattaaccgTTTTGATGGCGTCGCTTTGTGCTATGCAGAATGGAAGTGTGGAAAGAGAAATGGACAacacaaataaaaaaagatcCAGGCCCTTGGAATCCTTCATGATAGATTCTTGCGAAAACCGCTATATACACCAAGTAAGTTAAAGAAACTACATTGAACCTTATACAAGTAAATCTTTTTCTTGAAACATATGACAAATCACTTGCCAACTCAAAAGGGGGGGGGGATTTCAACTCAATCTAGCAAACACAGAAATGAAGTTCTAGTGTATTTGTAGGAAGGATTTTAAGTTGTTTACACGTAAATTCACTGCATCGTCCCCAAAGAAACAGACAGCTTGTAATATGGTATATCTTTGTCTTTTTATAGATTATAAATTGAACTTCTTTAAACTTGAGGCCGGCCAATTCATGCTAGCTGAAATGTTGACAAATGAAAGAATCAATTTACAGTGTAATTTGTCATCATTGTGAACGACGTCCAAATCTAGAtaacaaaaaaatgaagaattGGCTTTTCCAAAGAATTCAAAAAAAGttgagaaaacaaaaaaaatgaagaattgGCTTTTCCGAAGAATTCAAAAAGAGTTGAGAAAACAAAAGGTTTAGGAAATTGCGAATGAGATTGACGACAATGATGAAAATTATAGAATATGTTGTAAGGGCCCAAATCAACTATGATGGGAAAGAGCAATCCATAACAAGCCGTAGGGAAAAAGTTCAAAAATAGTAAGGTGTTGACAAGTTGGAAAGGGTGCTATAGATGCAAAATTACGACAGCTTAAGATGAGTGTATTCCACAATGACTTTTTTGAGtttaaaaatacacaaaaactcttataatATTGTCTATAATTCGACACCTTCGAGAATATCTTTTCGCTATGAATACAAAGTAACATGGGAAAACATCTGTTTGATCCCATCCCGTAATTCTTTTGACTTCCAAAACCAAATTTTTTATGGGTTAAGAGTTTTTACGGTGTTCGAATGATCTCCATTTCAAGATTCAAGTGATATCCTATCCGACGcgatacataaaaaaaatattatttttaatgttaaaagtattacttttcactCCAAGTATGGATCGAGTCGATCTGTCACGAACAGAAGACCTACTCATAAAAGTATCGAGGAATCCAATCTAGATTTTAATGTATCctataaaagttttttttggcattcaaaatataatttttcagagTTTCTTTTACAAGTCGGGTAGTATTCAaacttaaattttgaatttctaTAATAGTTTAGTGTTATCTAAAAAATTTcgatatattttcaataaaattctttgggtacaattataaaaaaatcaaaaaatttattttatacgCCCAACAGATTTTGATGGTGTTTTATCTATTGTATAAACCCTTTTATAAAGAGAAAATAAAAGGTTAAACTTTAGTTAAAaacaatatcatatattaaattttaattaaatattttacgtaTTAAAAGAAgtttttatgataaataaaataaaacttctatgaattaatattattattaattaaataagtaatcTATGTTTTTAGCCCAGCCCACAAACGAATACTGACACGTGCGAAGCCCACTTACTTATGCCTCCCTCACTTTCGCACGCACAATTTGATGCAACTGAGGAAACGAAGAACGAACCCTAGCTAATTCCAGTTTCTTTGTGGGTTAGGGTTTACTATGGAAGCCGAAGATGATGCTGCGGGAACGATGATTGAGGACGAGGATATCTGCGTCAATGGAGCCGTTTTAGACGGTGATTCGAAGCGTCACAGACCAATCATTAGCGGCGAGCAGCTCGACGTCGAGGCCTACGCGGCGCTGTACTCCGGCCGCACGAAGATCACTCGGCTGCTGTTTATTGCTGAGAAAAGTGGTGTCGCCTCGATGCAGCTAGAGGCTTTGAGAATGGCTTATGATGAGATTAAGAAGGGGGAGAACACGCAGCTGTTCAGGGAGGTGGTCGCCAAGATTGATGGCCGGTTGGGCCCGAATTATGGACCGGATAATGGATGGGCCGATGCGGTTGACCGACGAGCTGATGTTCGGAAGGAGAAGCTCGAGAATGAACTCAATGCTTACAGGGTACCGTAATTTTGCATTCTATCGTATGCTAAACTCGAGCACACAAGAAATTACTACTTGGTGCTTCTTTCttcgtttttttttgtatttttttgggttcacttTACTTTTAACGCTCTTATTGAATTTTCAAGCTGTTTTTATCGATGCCTTTCCAATTGAGTTTGAAAAATAAGTGACCCAATCTTGGTCTGATTGGTGTAACTACACAGATTGCTGATACTACTCTGTTTTTCACCGTGACAAGTGTATTGTGTTTCTGTGTTGCAATTGGAGCTATGCAAGGACATTAATCCATTTTTATCTTAGTGTATTTTGGATCTTGTGTTAATAATTGACATTAGCTTTGATTATTCATGTATTGTCGATTTACTGAGTTCTTTCATGTTTTTTCTTTGTACGGGGTGCTGGGTTGTTTCTtgctttttttataatttttggagGATGATTGCATAGTTTACCTACTGATAAGTACATATAACATCCTTGGCTTTTGGAACTGTCTTGTTCTCTTTCTTGTGCTCGAACTTTGGCTCGGAAACATAAAAGTACTGTACGTGCTTTTTTGAAAAGATTAGGCTCGGAATTATTTCACCAATCGAGTCACAGGTATCTAACATATTAATACCTAACGATTTTCCACGAATAGGAAAGGATACTCTGAATCATAGAACTATAATGAAATAtaaatctcatttttttttattaaatagaatTTTGTGTTGTAAAGATTTGGTGAACATTGAACTATTTAACAAAACGTCatcttattttttcaaattgtttttagAGTTGaaggaatttttattttattagcaATATTCCAAGGCATACTATGGTATGATTTGAGTATTATTTATAGTTTGTCAGATTCAGTGGTACGATTGCTAGAAGCAACAAATGTGAGAAACTATTCTACTTGTTTGTCAAAGTGCCAGTTGCTGATTTGttcaatcattttatttaaatcctaactTTGCAGTGGCTCAAGATTTAACTCTATGAATATTTCTAACCCAAACCGTCAATATGCCTTCctaaatcctgattttaaattgtttattctCAGTCAACTAGTccaaattttttacttttttgtgTGTTAAGGAAACTTGTGTACATTTTTTTCTGTACAGCTGATCTGTATTTTGTCCTTTTTTCTTACCTCTTATTATTTATGTTGCAGACAAATTTGATCAAAGAGAGCATTCGAATGGGTTATAATGATTTTggagattttttttatgcacATGGTCATCTTGGTGAAGCTTTCAAAAATTATGTCCGCACGCGTGACTACTGCACTACATCCAAACATATCATCCATATGTGTCTAAATGCAATTTTGGTTAGCATTGAGATGGGCCAGTTCACACATGTTACTAATTATGTTAGCAAGGCTGAGCAAAGTCAAGATGCCTCAGACACCATTACAATTGCAAAATTACGTTGTGCCGCTGGTTTGGCTCATTTGGAAGGCAAAAAGTATAAGCTTGCTGCCCGAAAGGCATggcatttgaatatttttcgTACAAATTAAATGATAGTTTTAGTTTAATTTCTATATTTTGAAATCATATTGTCCATGTTAACTGAAAAGTAAGAATGAACTATGTACTGATACATATGTACGGCCAAATTTAGTTGTTCTAACAGTTTCCTGTCTACTTGCAGTTCTTAGAAACTGGTCATGAACTACTGAATAACTTCACAGAAGTGATTGCACCTCAAGATGTTGCAACCTATGGTGGTCTTTGCGCACTTGCAAGTTTTGATCGTGCAGAACTGAAGGCAAATTTACAGTGCTTAAGTTGTTTTCAATTATGCATCCATAAATTTCTCATTTATGGAATATTTCTGTTTGGCAGAGCAAAGTCATTGACAACAGTAACTTCAAGAGTTTCTTGGAATTAGTACCTGAAATTAGGGAGCTAATTAATGATTTCTATACCAGGTAACTAGACTTTGTTGCCTTTAAATGGTGTACACATACACATGCATCAAAGGGCAAGAAACCCGAGGCTTCCATTGTGCGACACTGATGCTACGCTACCCTTGTACACCCTCTACTCAGGCACACAAAGAGGGCGCAAGAGTCAGGGTAAATGGCTTTGTTGCACGTGGCATCCTTAAGAATTGAAATGCAATCTGGTTGCTTATTCAAATATAAAACAACTAAAAATCAGAAATCCTCCATTTTCAATATCTTCGTGGATGATTTATACCATCCTAGTCCCTGGTTTTAttccaataattgtttttttcttttgtttttttcagCCACTATGCTTCCTGCCTTGAATATCTTGGAAACCTTAAGGCAAACTTGTTACTCGACATCCATTTACACGACCATGTGGAAACTCTATACGAGCAAATTCGCAACAAAGCTCTTATCCAGTACACTCACCCATTTGTCTCTGTTGATCTGCACATGATGGCGAATGCTTTCAACACAACTGTTACAGGCTTGGAGAAAGAGCTTGAAGCTCTCATTACCAATGACCAAATACAGGTAATAAACACCAAATCCGCGGATGATTTAACCGATCTAAACTCGGTTTCCAATGTTTGAGATCAGCGTGCAAGTTTCAGATTTGTTTGGAATTTGCAACAATTGTCCAATTTTGTTACAGGCACGGATTGACTCCCACAACAAAATTCTCTATGCTCGGCATGCAGATCTGAGGAAAGGAACGTTCCAACGCGTCCTGCAGACTGGCTGTGAATTTGATCGTGAAGTGAGAGCCATGCTTTTGAGAGCAAACCTAATCAAACATGATTATAACCTCAGAGCAGCTCGCAAGCATGGAAATGTATAGTTTGTTTATAAGAACGAGAGAGGCCCATATTTTTTGAGGTTAGAAATCTGTCTAAAAATTTTACATGGAAAGCAAAATGGCTTGGATGCGGCTTTGTCACTCCGAATTATCGAGATTTCGTGGAGACGGGGGGAGGAGGGGTTGCCATGGGCATTGTATCAATCAATCACACAAGTTTACATTCAAATTCGAAAAATTTAAGGGTGTTTCAATTTTTCACCCAACATTTAGTGTTACATCCGTCTGTTCTACTGATTGATCGAGATGCATGGGTGAATGTTCAGTTCATGGTTTTTTTGTTAGATGATGgtattctatatatataaaaaaaaatcaatttaactaGACCACACCGATTTATAGGATTATGCAAttgtctttaaaaaaaaatatagctgGTGGTGAAAatgtatttcaaaaattttcaagtAGTAAAATAAATCTGGTACGTCGTCTCAATTGGTATTCCAATATGGATGTTATTGGTCTTTGGCCAGTCTCTTTCGATAAATGTAGCAATTTGCAATTTATGATGTGGAACACATGATTTTGACTATATTTTCGTGCTGTCTCCATCTATatacatttatttctttttccaaaaaaaaaaaacaaattatttatttctgaaaatcatataatattgACAGTTACGATTATCAACAATTTATTcatttctttctctttttctaaaacaaaatttattcaCTACCAAAAAAAAACCGttaacgacggtttttaaacaactGTCGCAAAATTTTGCAACGGTTTAACCTAAACcgtcgaaattttaaaattttgcaacGGTTTAAcctaaaccgtcgcaatttaaAATtctgcgacggttttacaacaTCATCGCCTATTGTAACGACGTATAAAAAAAACCGACGCTAATTAACGACAGTTTTGAAAACAACCGTTGATAATTAACAACAGTcatgttaaaccgtcgctaattgacGACGATTTTAAATGAACTGTCGCCAATTAGCGACAattagtaaaaccgtcgctatattaattTGTGACAGTTttgcttaaaccgtcgctattaccgacagtttttaaataaaatcgtCGCAAATTACCCATAAATACACCCCACCCCGTTTCATTTCTACGCACATATTCATATCTTtggttttttttctctcttaggAAATTTATTCACACAAATTCGTTTTGGGTAagttttttacaaatttaaaatattaataattaatttagacgACTTGACGAGATTATTTAGAAATATgtacaaata contains the following coding sequences:
- the LOC140986932 gene encoding glutamate receptor 2.2-like, translating into MKDSKGLDLFLFVLSISLSTLPFCIAQSDAIKTVNIQVGVILDINSTNSLVGRIGMCSLSHALEDFYSVHGDHKTKLVLNVRDSNDTVIDAAAAAVDLLRKFEVDAIIGPQQSAQANFVMDLGDRAHVPIISFSATSPSLIPRTPYFIQTAQSDANQVEAIASICKAFQFSQVVVIYEDTEFGNGIMPYLANALQDVNTHISYRSVLSRTVTDDAIYKELYKMMTMQTRVFVVHTTQSLAGRIFLKSKELGMMTSGYAWIVTTGVTDLFDFSDLDVIEAMQGVLGVKPLIPNSQELKSFASKWIRTFIRDNQDVKLAEVSIFGLWAYDTMWALAMAAETLVKTGINGVKNLAHVDDPHGMFTFRVSETGPLLLEAISNTYFTGLSGEFHLVNGQLKQTQYQIVNIVGKAQKEVGIWTPSIGFSRELNPNVTCSYSTSKENFRTIIWPGDSTAAPKGWEVPVSGKKLRIGVPMKPGFNDFLKVEVDPVTNVVTVTGYYKEIFDSVMTTLPYAVPHEFVPYSFFNRESSRVGNYNDLVYQVSLQEKYDAALGDITITANRSIYADFTLPYAEGGLTSVVPIKYEDENGILTFVQPLTKELWLMTALFYTSTALAVWILARRIADPPGQHAGLIAYFPFFPGEGIQANLLCLVLVTWALVASLLNSTYTASLSSRLTLQRLQPTVTDVNKLIKSGQYVGCQEGSFLVGYLKGLGFNESKIKTFSSIEYVDEALTLGSKYGGVSAYYDVMPHLRLFLAEYCGKYTMIGPIHRTDGFAFAFPKGSPIVADISRAIVQLTEKGTIQEIDQRLSADPQCAAGPDSLNSPTSVTLRSFVVLFAITGCVTLACLILSLFLYLRTNADFIQRMTDFKDGLRARSFTQRMSDLKALFRQRIGSFFGYLKQINYRFRG
- the LOC140986906 gene encoding COP9 signalosome complex subunit 1-like — translated: MEAEDDAAGTMIEDEDICVNGAVLDGDSKRHRPIISGEQLDVEAYAALYSGRTKITRLLFIAEKSGVASMQLEALRMAYDEIKKGENTQLFREVVAKIDGRLGPNYGPDNGWADAVDRRADVRKEKLENELNAYRTNLIKESIRMGYNDFGDFFYAHGHLGEAFKNYVRTRDYCTTSKHIIHMCLNAILVSIEMGQFTHVTNYVSKAEQSQDASDTITIAKLRCAAGLAHLEGKKYKLAARKFLETGHELLNNFTEVIAPQDVATYGGLCALASFDRAELKSKVIDNSNFKSFLELVPEIRELINDFYTSHYASCLEYLGNLKANLLLDIHLHDHVETLYEQIRNKALIQYTHPFVSVDLHMMANAFNTTVTGLEKELEALITNDQIQARIDSHNKILYARHADLRKGTFQRVLQTGCEFDREVRAMLLRANLIKHDYNLRAARKHGNV
- the LOC140985694 gene encoding peroxisomal membrane protein 11C-like, translated to MSSLDVARAELALAIIYLNKAEARDKICRAIQYGSKFLSNGEPGTAQDVDKSTSSARKVFRLFKFINCLHPLISPSAPETPLPLILLGKSTNALLSTFLFLDQISWLGRTGMYKNKERLELIGRISLFSWLGASVCTILVEIGELGRLSASIKKLEKELKNTDKYKNENYQSKMKKSNGRSIALVKATMDLVVAVGLLQLVPKKVTPRVTGVFGFASSLISCYQLLPSPQKAKTT